The genomic segment CCGGACACGATGAACGTCTTAAAGCCGTTGGCCCGAAGATAATCAAGCAGTTCGAGCATCGGCTGATAGACCATCTGCGTGTAAGGCAGGCCGGTTTCCGGGTGTTTCGCGGTGGCCAGCCAGTCCTTCACGCGCGTTTCGAACTCCTCGGTGGTCGTGCCTGCATGGGTGGCCATCATGATTTCCATCAGCCCCCGCTCGCCGGCGGCCAACGCGCCCTTTACATCGCCTTTGAGCAGCGAAGCGAACGGTTCTTTGTCCTTCCACTCGGGGTGTCCTGGCGCAAGCAGTTTTACCTGGTCAAGCGCGAAGCTCAACTGGAAATAGATCGGCTGCTCGGCCCAGAGCGTCCCATCGTTGTCGAAAACCGCGATACGTTCAGCCGGAGGCACAAAACCGGGCGAACCTTCCTGCGTTACCTGCGCGACGAACGCGAGAATGGATTCTTTCGCCGCGCCGCTGTTCCACGAAGGCAGTTGTTCGGCGGCATAGGCGCTCGCGGCCAATATGCCGGCTGCAAACAGACACATTAGCTTTCTTTTTCGCATAGTTCTTATCCTTCAAGCTGGTTTTGCATGAATGCGGCTGCGGCGCCTCCGGCCGTGCCGGGCACGGCCGGAGGCAAAGGAGCAGCACACTGCGTACCACCACCAGCCTTATCAAACGCATCCAACGATGCGGGGCAGGCTCATTTGCCTGCGCCCGAGCCTTGCTCAAGCTGCTGCACCACCTGATCGATATTGAAGCTGGCCGATTTCTGCCGCTGCGGAAATTCCTGGAACGTCTGGAGAAACTTCCCGACGACCGCCTGCATCGGCACGAACGCCCAACATTTGTCCGCCATCCACCGCATGGCCATAGGTGAATTGTCCGCGTTGAAAAGGACGTGGTCCTCGAGCGGATCCATGCGCAAGTTCACGATCTTTGGAAAGCTCTGGGGCAGTACGGGGCCGCCCGAGAGCCAGTCGCCTGAGAGCGCGAAGTGAGCCTTCCAGTCCCGAACGCGCACGGCGTTGAGGTTGCCGTTGTCGTCGAAGTAGAAGATCTCGTTCCTCGCGCTGGGCCCGGTGCCCGCCAGCAACGCGCGCTGATCGTAGCCGTCAAGGTGGACCTTGAACGGCTTGCCGTTGGCAGTGTATCCCTGCAGGAGTTTTTCCTTGACGTCGGGTTCGCCGGCCGCCGCCGCGAGGGTCACCGCCCAATCTTCATGCGACACGATGTCGTTGATCACCGTGCCCGGCTTGACCACGCCCGGCCAGCGGACGACGCATGGCACCCGCATGCCGCC from the Candidatus Hydrogenedentota bacterium genome contains:
- a CDS encoding HAD family hydrolase → MRKRKLMCLFAAGILAASAYAAEQLPSWNSGAAKESILAFVAQVTQEGSPGFVPPAERIAVFDNDGTLWAEQPIYFQLSFALDQVKLLAPGHPEWKDKEPFASLLKGDVKGALAAGERGLMEIMMATHAGTTTEEFETRVKDWLATAKHPETGLPYTQMVYQPMLELLDYLRANGFKTFIVSGGGIEFMRPWTEAVYGIPPEQVIGSSIKTRFEMHDGKPVLLRLPEVNFFDDKEGKPVGIHQYIGRRPIAAFGNSDGDLQMLQWTAARNGPSLCLYVRHTDAGREWAYDRESSIGRLDKGLDEALAKGWTIVSMKDDWKVIYPPQEK